DNA from Agarilytica rhodophyticola:
TCATATGAGCATTAATACCTCATTTGGTGAATAAAAAGATATATAAAGTTACAAAATAGTCTAAGTGCTCAAACAAGACTCCTAAGCGACTTCTTGCATCCACATAAGTAATGTGATTAGTCTCGTTTGAGTCATGCAAACCCCGTCAATAAATACAGAATACTGCCGATAAGTAAAGATACATACAATCTATATCCACATAAAAGCTCTCGTGTATGGTCACTTTTGTTCACGGTTGGTATCCTTCTATAAGGCGGCTTAAAAAATTCACTGTACTTTGTGGCAGCGATTTTGTGATTTAATATTGCCCCGATTCTTTCTTCTAGCTCATTTTATTTTGGTTTGCTGTAATTTTTGCGTTTCTCCTTGAGCCGTTTTCAAGTATTTGGCATGCTATATTGAACAGCCATGTTCTGATGGGAACCTCTCCGGTAAAGTTATGATACAGGCGAATAGTCTCTAGCAGAGTTGCTTTTACCGCTTTTTCTACCTCACCTTTGTCTCGAATATTTTCCTCAAGGTACCGACGTATATCTGTAATGTTTTGCTTGATTACAGTGTATACACTCAGGCGATTCGTCTTAACGACAGTAGAGTAGGTACTGTGGGACTTGTCTGATGAAAATGCGGTGTGGCGTGGGGTGCTCATAGTATATATATGTCTCGCGGTGATGTATTTATCTATTTGTAGTGTTATAACAGAGATAGTTCTTTATTCTAATAAAGAATTATAAGAAGTCCAAACATGCATAGTTTTAGTAATAAGTTCCGCTACAAAATGTTTGATTACATGGATTATCTACAGTCTATATTTTTGTTCTGAACCCGCTATGAATATATAAGGGATAGGAAATAGGAGAAGTATCGAGTAGCGCGCTATATTTTTAATCTACGAGTTATTTTTCAAACTCGCACAACGCTCAAGCAATGTGCGTAGCATAATTGTTATGCCATTCTGCTGATAAATAGAATTACTAAGTTAATCAATTGACAGACTTTAGAAAAATTAGCACATCTCTGACGTGAGAGGCCTCGGACAGTGCTGAGGATTTTTGATGGCGTTAATCCAATAGTTCAGGACGAACTATTGGATTGTTCGATTAGCCTCTAGGTTAATCGTCTTGACTAGCCATTGTTTTTAGAGGGTAAAAGCACCATTGTTGGCTTCGCAAACAAAAATAGTTGGCTCATAGCCACTTATTTTATTGTATTCACTGTTTACTGCAGTCAATACCTTTTCTTTCAATTCTTGAGGTACTAAGGTAACGATGCAGCCCCCAAAACCGCCGCCGGTCATTCTTACACCGCCTTGTTCACCTATTACCTTGCGAATGATCTCCACTAAGTCATCAATGGGTTTTACAGTAATCTCAAAGTCATTTTTCATGGACTCGTGAGATTCGAACATTAGACGGCTTAATTCACTAAAGTTGTTATTTTTTAGCGCTTCAGTTGCATCGAGTGTACGTTGGTTCTCGGTGATAACATGCAGTGCGCGCCGGTAGACAACTTCATCCATATTATCCCGTTCGCTTTGCAGCTGCTTAAGGCTAACATCGCGTAGACTGTCGGCATTAAAGTGCGCTGCGGCTTGTTCACACTGCTGGCGGCGAGTGTTGTATTCGCTATCAACCAAGCCACGCTTGACATTGGAGTTAACCACTATCAAAGAAGAGTCGCTAGGAATTGGAATTAATTCGGTTTCCAGCGAGCGGCAATCAAGTAGTACCGCATTATCTTTTTTCCCTAGGCTGGATACCATTTGATCCATGATGCCACACTGACAGCCGGCAAAGTTATTTTCCGCCGCTTGGCCTACTTTAGCTGCGGTAATACCATCTATATTTTCTTGGCTGAGCTGGGTCAGAGTCAGTACTAAGGCTGTTTCAAGAGAAGCAGAGCTACTGAGGCCAGCACCCCTTGGGACATTGCCTTGAATGACTAAATTTGCCCCACAGAGATTAAAATCTTTTGCTAATAGCTCGATCACAACACCCCGTAAATAATCAGACCACGGCGCTTTTGGATCTTTAGCTAAATCACTGTTTATTTCAAACTCCGTCTGTGTCGGCTGCTGTTGATCATCCAATTCATCTAAGGCAATAGCCTTAATAATATTGTCATCACGTTTAGATGCTGCAATCCATGTACTAAAATTAATTGCCGCTGGCAGTACAAAACCATCGTTGTAATCAGTATGCTCGCCAATTAAATTGACCCGCCCTGGTGCCGCAAAGACGCCATCGGGTTGCTGATCAAATAACTCAGTAAATTTTTCTTTTACAATAGTTTCCACCGTTTTCTATCCTCAAACAGATTGGTAGTGAATATCCGATAATTCTCGCAGGCGCTCGGCTGCTTGCTCGGGGGTTATATCCCTCTGGCTCTCGGCCATTAGTTCGTAACCAACCATAAACTTTCTTACAGTTGCCGAACGCAGTAGAGGTGGGAAAAAGTGCGCGTGTAACTGCCAGTGTTGATTATCTGTGTTACCAATATCCGGTTGACCATGCCAGCCCATAGAGTAAGGGAAGGAGGTCTTGAACAGGTTGTCATAGCGAATCGTAATTTTTTTGATGATATCCGCTAAAGACGTGCGCTGGCTGTTGTTTAGATCTGGTAGCTTAGTGACATGAAACTTTGGCACAAGAAGTGTCTCGAATGGCCAACAAGCCCAGTAGGGAACCATCACAACCCAGTCTTCGTTATCAACTACAATGCGTTCTTTCTTTTCCAGTTCTCTATTGACGTAATCGAGCAATAGAGGGACTTGGTGTTCTTGGTAGTAGTTTTTCTGGCGAGTATCTTCGCGCTCGACAATGGTCGGCAAGCTATTTTGTGCCCATACTTGTCCGTGAGGATGAGGATTGGAGCATCCCATCATTGCGCCTTTATTCTCAAACACTTGCACATAGCGGTATGTTTTTCCCAAGTCTTCTATTTGCTCTGACCAGCAGTCGACCACTTGCTTGATTTCGTCCACGCTAAGTTCGGGTAGCGTTTTACTATGGTCTGGAGAAAAACATATAACTCGCGCGGCTCCTTGTTCTGCACTGTAGGTGAACAGTGGGTCCGAACTGTGGCCTTCTGGCGTATCAGGATTTATCGCAGCAAAGTCATTACTAAAAACATAGGTGTTGCTGTATTCGGGGTTTTCTTCACCGGTAATACGCTTGTTACCGGGACACAGATAGCAACTCTCATCATACGATGGGCGTTGAACATTGTCCGGAGTTTCCGATTGACCTTGCCAAGGGCGTTTTGATCTGTGTGGTGAAACGAGAACCCAGTCACCTGTGAGTGGATTATAGCGTCGGTGCGCATGATCTTTAGGGTCGAATGTGTTGGCCATAGGATTAACAGAGCTACGTTGATGATTGATACGACTATTGGTTTTATACCCAGTTTTTGACAGACTTATAGCTGCCTTATGTGATCTTCCTGGGCTTTGTATAGACGAACGAATTTATTGTATTTTTCATCTAAAAGACAAGGAATTTTTTATAATAATATAAATCATATAAATTTCCAATAAATATGATCATTTACTGTCACTTGCCCGAATCTCTTATGCTCTCACTTCATAAGAGTCTGTTAGCAAGCTTGATGTTGTCGCACGAGGCTAACAACTTGAATCTTAGCACCAATATCACGTAAATACGCCTTATTATAATGTTTGTTAGAGATTGTGGATGCTATGGTTAGGAGCAATGCATGAGCCGGCAGCTTAATAACGAAAAGTTATTTATGCCATTTGTTACATTGCCTCATAGGAATGGAAAAAGTGAGGGAAAAAATCATCATGTCACGTTCAATGTTATGATTTGGGCTAAATTTTAGATACTGCCCTCAGCGGATTTAAAGGCATCAATGATCAACTTTGCTTGCCGCTCAATAGACGCTAAATTCATATCTGGCGTGAACAAAGAGGCACCGATACCAAATCCACAGGCGCCAGCTTTTAAGTAGTCTGCCATGCCTGAGTTAGCAACACCGCCGACAAC
Protein-coding regions in this window:
- the galK gene encoding galactokinase → METIVKEKFTELFDQQPDGVFAAPGRVNLIGEHTDYNDGFVLPAAINFSTWIAASKRDDNIIKAIALDELDDQQQPTQTEFEINSDLAKDPKAPWSDYLRGVVIELLAKDFNLCGANLVIQGNVPRGAGLSSSASLETALVLTLTQLSQENIDGITAAKVGQAAENNFAGCQCGIMDQMVSSLGKKDNAVLLDCRSLETELIPIPSDSSLIVVNSNVKRGLVDSEYNTRRQQCEQAAAHFNADSLRDVSLKQLQSERDNMDEVVYRRALHVITENQRTLDATEALKNNNFSELSRLMFESHESMKNDFEITVKPIDDLVEIIRKVIGEQGGVRMTGGGFGGCIVTLVPQELKEKVLTAVNSEYNKISGYEPTIFVCEANNGAFTL
- a CDS encoding UDP-glucose--hexose-1-phosphate uridylyltransferase gives rise to the protein MANTFDPKDHAHRRYNPLTGDWVLVSPHRSKRPWQGQSETPDNVQRPSYDESCYLCPGNKRITGEENPEYSNTYVFSNDFAAINPDTPEGHSSDPLFTYSAEQGAARVICFSPDHSKTLPELSVDEIKQVVDCWSEQIEDLGKTYRYVQVFENKGAMMGCSNPHPHGQVWAQNSLPTIVEREDTRQKNYYQEHQVPLLLDYVNRELEKKERIVVDNEDWVVMVPYWACWPFETLLVPKFHVTKLPDLNNSQRTSLADIIKKITIRYDNLFKTSFPYSMGWHGQPDIGNTDNQHWQLHAHFFPPLLRSATVRKFMVGYELMAESQRDITPEQAAERLRELSDIHYQSV